The sequence CGCGGGCGGCGCCGCGGCGGCCTCGGCACCGACCCCGCTGGCCTTCGGCGGCAGCGCCTCCGTCACCATCCCGGCGGGCGGCGACGTCACCAGCGACCCGGTGAAGCTGACCGTCCCGCAGCAGGCGACCCTGCTGGTCAGCGTGCAGGTGCACGGCTCGGTGCCCGCCATGCCCGGCCACGCCACGGCCCAGACCCCCGTGTGGACCGGCAACGACACGGCCAACCGCACGGGTGACACCGCGGCCGGCAACTTCACCCAGACGACGTACACCGGACTGCCGTACCTGGCCGGTATCGACGTCACCACACCCGTCGACGCCCCCACCGGCTCCCTGGTCCTCTACGGCGACCAGAGCGTCAACGCCGACACCGGGACGAACGACGGCCGGCACCACCTCGGCGAGGCCATCACCGATGCCATCGTGCAGGACACCAACGGGGACGACTCCGTGGACTACGGCATCCTCAACGCCGGCACGAACAGTGGCAGTCTGAGCAATAACCTGTTGCCGCAGGGCACGAACAGCGACTTCCCTGTCAACGCCCTCAACCCACTGGACCGCAACGTGCTGGCCCAGGGCAACATACGCACCGTTCTCGTGTCCACCGGCGCCACCGACCTGCTCAACTGCACGAGCGATGCCGACACCTGCGCCACGAACGTCGAACACGGACTCGCCGCGCTCAACAGTGAGCTGAGTTCTTACTGCACCGACGACGGGCAGGCCTTCATGGACGGCCAGCCGGTGACCCAGAACGCCAACATCACCGTCTACCTCGCCACCATCCCCCCGTTCACCGCCGCCCACCCGGGCACCGCCACCCAGGAAGCCGCCCGCGAACAGGTCAACGGCTTCCTGCTCGACAACTACCCGTCGCAGGTCATCGACTTCGCGGCGGCGGTCTCCACGGGCGGCACCGCCACCTCGTCGACCGTGAAGGCGGCCGACCTCTCCGGTGGGAACCCCTCCGACGGGTACTACACCGACCTCGCAAACCTCTACCTGGCCGACACGAACACCGACGTCGTCGCCATCGCGCCGAACCTGATCGTCCCGCTCGCCACCGGCAGCGACACCCCCGACAACGAGTGGGAGCTGTCCGCGGACGGCACCGACGCACGCGGGGACAACCCGTTGACCGCGGTCGGCGGCGCGACCTTCAACGCGGCCGGGCCGGACGCGGTCAACGCCCCCGCCGCCGCCACCTCGTTCGACGGCAGCACCGGGTTCCTGGAGAGCGACCACACCGCCGTCGACACCCTCGCCGACTACACCGTCTCCGCCTGGGTGAAGCTCGACTCGGCCGCCGGGGCCGCCACCGCCATCTGTGAGGGAACCAGCCAGCACCAGGCCTTCTACCTCGGTTACGACAGGGGCAACCAGGGCTGGATGTTCCAGACGACGACCACGAACGACGACAGTTCCGACTTCCCCACCGCGGAGGGAGACGCCGGCACGGGGGCCCTGGGCACCTGGACACATCTCCTGGTCACCTACACCGCCCCCGTCGACGGGGACGACACCACCGGCGTGATGTCGATCTACCAGAACGGCACCCTGATGGGCACCGCCGTCAACTCCACGCCGCAGTACGACTCCTCCATGCCCCTGACCATCGGCGGCTGCGTCAACACCCCTGACGCGACCTCCCCGTACAACGCCTTCCCCGGCTCCGTCTCCGACGTCCAGGTCTACCCGTACGCCATGACGGCGAGCGACGCGAGCGCGGGCAGCGTGATGGTGCCCTCCGGGTGGGACAAGGGCATGCCCGAGGACGAGTGGAAGCTCTCCCGGGACGGCACGGACACCGCGTCCCTCAACGCGCTCACCCCGGCCGGCAGCGTCGGCTTCGGCACCGACGCGCCGAGCGGGCTGTCCGGCAGCACCGCCTTCGACGGCAGCACCGGCTTCCTCAAGAGCAGGCAGAGCGCGGTCGACACACTCGGCGACTACACCGTCTCCGCCTGGGTCAAGATCAATTCCGCCCTCGGCACCACCGCCGTCTGCCAGGGCACCACACAACACCAGTCCTTCTATCTCTCCTACGACAAACCCAGTGCCGCCTGGATGTTCCAGACCACGACCACCAACGACGAGAACTCCGACTTCCCCACCGCCGAGGGCGACAGCAACAGCGCGCCGGTCGGCACCTGGACCCATCTGGTCGCCACCTTCCGGGCACCGGTCGCCGGCAGCACCACCACCGGCAACATGGCCCTCTACCAGAACGGCACCCTCGTGGGGACCGCCACCAACCTCAGCCCCCAGTACGACTCCTCCATGCCCCTGACCATCGGTGGCTGCGTCAACAGCGCCTCCGCCACGACCCCGTACCTGGCGTTCCCCGGCTCCGTGGCCGACGTCCACGTCTACCCGCGGACGCTGTCGGCGACCGAGGTCGGCGCACTCCACTAGATCCAGCACATGCAGCGTGGTCCCCGCCGCTCTCGTCCGAAGCGGCGGGGACCACGCATGCCAAGCCGAGAAAAAGAGGTCTGTCACCATGCACAAGGGAAAGCTGATCGCGGGCTCCATCCTCGCCATGACCGTCGTCGGCGTGGTCGCGAGCGTGGAACACAGCGCGCACGCGACGAAGGTCGTCCCCGGCCACGGTCCCGTCTTAGCCACGATGGAACCCGTACCGACATCGGAGGCGAGCATGTTCAGGGTCTGGGTCGACCAGGAAGGAACCCCGCCGGAGAAGGCCGCCGTCCGGCACGTCACGCGGCTGACCGCCCACACCGGCAACCAGCGGGTCGGGATATACACCGACTGGGACAGCCGCTTCGCGAGCAGTTACACCGCGCGGGCCGGACAGATCGTCACCGCCTACCGGACCTGGCAGAGCGGCACGGGCCACGCCGAGGCGACCGTGTACGCCTCCGACGGACAGGCCATCTCCACCCGACGGTTCTAGACGGCACGGAAACGGCCGGTGCCCCCGCACAGTGGGCACCGGCCGTTCCGCTTCCGACCTGTCCGTGGCAGGTCAGCTCATGGCGACCTGCGGCAGGTCAGAGCGCGAGCCCGGTCAGGACGAGGACGCGCTCGTAGGTGTAGTCCTCCATCGCGGAGCGGACGCCCTCGCGGCCGACGCCGGACTGCTTGGCGCCGCCGTAGGGCATCTGGTCGGCGCGGTAGGACGGGACGTCGCCGATCACCACGCCGCCGACCTCAAGGGCGCGGTGGGCACGGAAGGCGGCCTGGATGTCGTGGGTGAACACGCCCGCCTGGAGGCCGTACTTGGAGTCGTTGACCGCGGCGAACGCCTCGGCCTCGCCGTGCACCTTCTGCACGCTGAGGACCGGTCCGAAGACCTCCTCGCGGGCGAGGGTGACGTCCGCGGGCAGGTCGGTGAGGACGGTCGGCGCGTACGAGGCGCCGTCGCGGTCGCCGCCGGTGAGCAGCGCGGCACCGGCCTCGACGGCCTCCTTGACCCAGGACTCCACGCGCTTGGCGGCGTCCTCGCTGACCAGCGGGCCGACATCCGTCTTGGGGTCGCTCGGGTCGCCGGTGACCTGGGCCTCGACGGCGGCGACGATGCGCGGCAGCAGCCGGTCGTACACCGGGGCGTCCACGATCACGCGCTGCACGGAGATGCAGGACTGGCCGCCCTGGTAGTTGGAGAAGGTCGCGATGCGGTTCGCGGCCCAGTCCAGGTCGGCGTCCGAGGAGAAGTCGCCGAGGACGACGGCCGCGCCGTTGCCGCCCAGCTCCAGCGTGCAGTGCTTGCGCGGCACCGAGTCCATGATCGCGTAGCCGACCTTCTCGGAACCCGTGAAGGAGATGACCGGCAGCCGCTCGTCCTGGACCAGGGCGGGCATCTTGTCGTTGGCGACCGGCAGGATCGACCAGGAGCCGGCCGGCAGCTCGGTCTCGGCCAGCAGCTCGCCGATGACCAGGCCGGACAGCGGGGTGGCCGGGGCCGGCTTGAGGATGATCGGGGCGCCGGCCGCGATCGCGGGGGCGATCTTGTGGGCGCAGAGGTTCAGCGGGAAGTTGAACGGCGCGATGCCGAGCACGACGCCCTTCGGGAAGCGCCTCACCAGCGCGAGCCGGCCCTCGCCGCCGCCGTCGGTGTCGAGACGCTGGGCCTCGCCGCCGTTGAACCGGCGGGCCTCCTCCGCGGCCCAGCGGAACACCGAGGCGGCGCGGCCGACCTCGCCGCGGGCCCACTTGATGGGCTTGCCGTTCTCCGCCGAGATCAGCTGACCGATCTCCTCGGTGCGCTCGGTCAGGCGCTTGGCCACGTGGTCGAGGGCGGCGGCCCGTACGTGCGCGGGGGTGGCGGCGAACTCGTCGCGGGCGGCGTACGCGGCGGCCACGGCCTCCTCGACCTGGGCGTCGGTCGGCACGCTGACGGTGCCGACGAGCCGGCCGTCCCACGACGAGGTGACGTCGAAGGTGGTCTCGCCGGTGACCTGGCGGCCGGCGAGCCAGAAGGCGTGGGTGGAAGTCATGTGCGATTCCCGGCCTTTCCGCGTTGGGGGGCGTCCTTGGCTTTCGTGCTCCACGGTAGGGCGGCGGGGGCCGGGGGTCGCTTGTCCGTGCCGTAGCAGTAGGGGCGGCGGGCACTACTTATTGGACTACTACCGCGGCACTTGTCGGACTACTACCGCGGCTATTGGTCGGTCGAGGTGGTCTTCAGCGCCAGCCACAGCTCCATGCGCACGTCCGGGTCGTCCAGCGAACGCCCGAGGATCTCCTCGACCCGGCGCATCCGGTAGCGCAGCGTGTGCCGGTGCACGCCCAGGTCGGCGGCGGCCGCGTCCCACTGCCCGTGCCGGGAGAGCCAGGCGCGCAGGGAGGCGACCAGGTCGCCGCGGCCGGTGGCGTCGTGCTCGTACAGCGGTCGCAGCAGTCCGTCGGCGAACGCCTTCACCGCGTCGTCGGCGAGCAGCGGCAGCACGGATCCGGCGGCCAGCCGCTCGTGCTCGACCAGGACCCGGCCCCGGCGCCGGGCGACCGACAGGGACTGTTCGGCCTGCTTGTAGGCGGCTGCGGCGGCGATCGGACCGGTCGGGGCGGACAGTCCCACCACGAGTTCGTCCTCGTCGGCGCCCGCGCGCTCGGGGCTGGTGCGGGCGGCCTCCAGCTCGGTGGCCCAGGCGACGCAGGCGGCGACCGCGGCGCCGCCGTCCGCGGCCAGTACGACGAGCCGCTCGCCCTCCGGTACGACCAGTACCGCCTCGCCGGAGCGGGCGGCGGCGGCCTCCAGGGTCTCCGCGAGGGTGCCGAGCCGGTCGCCGCCGGTCGCGGTGGCCCGCGCGCCGGGCACCGACTCGGCGACGATCATCCGGAACGGGGCGTCCAGCAGCCCGCCGTACAGGTCGCCGGCGACGGCGCGGGCGTGGTCGGGTTCCCCGGCGAGCAGCATGCGCAGGACGGCGGTGCCGATGCGCTGCTCGGCGGCGTGCAGGGAGCGGGAGCGCTCGGTGGTGAGGGTGAGCAGGGCGATGGCGGAATGTACGGCGTACCGCTCGGCGGTACCGGGGGCGGCGGCGGTGCCGACGGCGAGGGCGGCGCGGGGGCGGCGGCCGGTGCCGAGGGAGTGCAGTTCGACGCGGTCCTCGTGCTCGGGTCCGCCGACCACGGAGGAGGCGGGGGCGGGGCGCTCCCTGAGCCGCTCCACCTCGCCGGTGAGGCGGCCGGCGCGGCGGCCGGCCCAGTCGGGGGCGGCGGCGACGACGGTGCCGGAGGCGTCGTAGAGCGCGGCCCAGCCGTCGACCTGGGCGGCGAGGGCGGTGAGCAGGCCCTCGGGGCCGGAGATCAGGGCCTGCTTGGTCAGTTCGCGCTGGGCGGCGAAGCCGGCGGTGACGGCGCGGTACTGGTCGGCGGCGATGGCGGCGGAGACGGCCTTGCTGATGGCGAGGAAGGGGGTGCGGCGGGGGACTTCGAGCAGCGGCAGGGGCTCGTCCGCGCAGGCGTCGACGAGGGCCTTCGGGATCTCCTCGTAGTTGACCCCGACGGCGAACCCGAGTCCGACGACACCCGCGCCCGCCAGCCGCCGTACGTACCGGCGCATGGCCTCCGGGTCCTCCGCGTCCAGCTTGAGCGCGGTGATCAGGAGCAGTTCGCCGCCCTCCATGTAGGGCACGGGGTCGGCGAGCTCGCTGACGTGCGCCCAGCGCACGGGCACGTCGAGGTGGTCGGCGCCGGCCCGGACGGTCAGTTTCAGCGCCGAGTGGTGGACGAGTGAGGCGAGCGTCGGGGGCATGGTGCCTTCACGGTGACGGGGGGCGGTGTTGGCCGCCACCTACCAACGGCCTTCCCCGATTCTGCCTCACCGTACGATCCGCCGCTGGCCGCTTCACGCCCTGAGATCCACCAGCAACGGCGGCGCGTGCTCCCCCCGCACACTGGTCAACGACAACACCGCGTGCCCGGCCGGAACCCCGTGCGCCAACTCGGAGGCGGACCAGCGTTCGCGCTCCACTTGGCGGACGGTGACGGCGTCCGTGGTGACCGGCTTGCCGGTGCCCAGTTTTCGGACGGCGTGGATCATCCGGGTCAGTGGCTGGTCCGCGAACACCGTGTGCTTGGCGACCTCCGTCGTCTCCACCCACTCCGTGCCCCACGCCTGCGCGAACAGCGCGCCCTCCCAGGTCGTGATCCCCGAGAAGGCGGCGTGACAGCCGACCGCCGCGATCAGCGGCTGCCTCAGGTGTTCCGGCACATCGGCCAGGGACCGCAGGCTCAGGACCACGCCCGCACGGCTGTCCCGAAGCCTGCGCAGGGCGCGGACCGATCCGGAGGTGATCGCATGCGTCGCGTCGTCCAGGACCAGGCAGGCGAACAGTGAACGATCCGCCCGTGTGGCCATGCTCGTCGTGAACTGGGCGATCACCAGCCGGGCCAGCAACTGGGCGGCTTCGGGGTGGGTCCGTTCCGGCAGGTCGATCCTCACGCGCAGGGGGTGGTCGAGCGACCGCAAGGTGAAGGGACGCGCACGGCCCGAAGTGTCGAAGAAGTCCGCGAACACGGGACGGTCCAGGCAGCCGAGCCGGTCGGCAAGCGCTATTCCGACGTCTCCCGGAATGCCGGCCTGCCGCACCCGCGCATCCAGCTCCCGGTGCAGCAGGGAGTGCTTGTGCGGGTCGAGCACGGTTTTCAGTCGGTTCAGTGCCGACGGCTCTGAATCCAGCAGTTCGCGCAGTTCGGACACGGATGGGAACCGGCCGTGAACCGCGCGGAACGGCCCCAGAAGCTGGGTCAGCACGGTGACCGCGCGCCGCAGCTCGACCTCGGACCAGTCTCCGGCCAGGGCGTCCGCGAGGAGTGTGGCCGCCTCGTCGGGGTCGTCCGTCCCTCCGTAGAGATCGAGGTCGTGTTCCGATGTCCGGTCCCCCGGCTTGATCACGACGTCGTAGCCGTGATCCGCACCCATGGCAGATCCGGCTGCGCCCACCATGACGAGGGCCGCCTGCCCCGACAGGGCCTGGAGAGCGAGGGATTCCGCGATGGGGCGCACCAGACGGGCGGTCTTGCCCGAGCCGGAAGGGCCGACCACGAGCAGCGAGGTGCCCAGCGTGGCGGGGTCCACGGCGGCGCCGGCAGCGCGCTGGGGAGCGGGTGTGCGCTCGGTGTCCGCGTACCGGCCGATGCGTACCTGGGAGGTCAGCAGGTCATGGAGGCTGGTGCGGCTGGGGAGGTCACGCTGTCCGGAGGGGTGCAGGCAGGCCCGAGCCCCCTCGCTGAACACGGCGGATGTGAACGCGTTCAGACGGGCCGGGTCGGCCACGACCGAGGTCCAGGCGCGGCGGATCCTCGCGCAGTCCACGTCGTTCATCCGCCCCGTACGCGCTTCCTCGGTCAGCCGCTCGGCCACGGCATGCTGGCCATAGGCGTGCAGGTCGGGCCAGTCCGTGCCTCCGGCACCCGGTGCCTCCACGGGGCCGTCGGCTGCCTGCCGGGCGCCTTGCCTGCCGCGGAGCAGCCCTCTCCAGTCGCCCGCCACGGCGAACGGCCAGAGGATCAGCAGCGTGAGCACGGTCTTGACCATCTTGAGCCGGTTCAGCGTGGCGACGGGGTCCCCCGGTACGAAGAGCCAGCTGCCCGGTGTCACACTCACGGCGAGTTTGTAGTACGACAGAAATCCGTGCCAGGCGATCAGCCAGGCGAGGAGTGCCCCGAGGACGGCGGCTCGCAGGGCGCGCGACGGCTGCGGACGGTCGGTGACATACCGGCGGACCACCTCTTTCCAGTTGCCCACGCGCGCGAAGTAATACAGAACGAGCGTGGCGAAGAGGCTGTCGTAAATGGCGCTTGCGGTGAAAGCCGCGCGTGGCGGGTCGATCCCCCACCAGTCGGACGGCGTGACCAGTTCCAGCAGGATTCTCTTGTGCGGCACCAGATTGTTGACCCAGAGCGACCACACGAGGAGAGCCGCCAGCAGGGCGCCCACGGCTCCCGTCAGCAGCGCGCGGTCGGAGACCTTGCCGTCGGCCTCCTGGGGACGGGGGCGGTATCCGAAGCGCCAGAGCCCGGGAGCGGCTTCCGGGCGAGGGGTGCGCAACCACTGCAGGAACGCCGAGCCGTCGGCAGGCGCCGGTACGCCGGGAGGCACCGTCGGTTTTGGTGGTACGGCCGGTCCCTCCGGTGGGCGGGTCGGATGGGGTAGTGGGCCGGGTTGGGTTCTGCGAGTGTTGTGGGTTTCGTCGTTGTGCATCCGCCCTGCCCCCTGACCAGCCGATCCGTCCACCGTCAGCGAGCAATCTAGTGCCTGGGGAGGGGAGTTCGGGGGTTGCGGGGCCGGAGGGGGCGCCGAGGGGGCCGTACGGCCGTACGCTCGCTATGTCCACCGCGGACAACCGCGGCGCCGCACAACGCCCACATGGAGCATGCCCAGCTCCCCGCACCCGTCTTAGCCTGCGGGAAAAGAAGGCAAGCGTCCGTAATACCCCCAGGAGCCCCGCATGACCGCACTTCCGCAGGAGCGCCGCGTCGTCACCGCCATCCCCGGCCCGAAGTCGCAGGAGCTTCAGGCCCGCCGTACCGCCGTGGTCGCCCAGGGCGTGGGCTCCACGCTGCCGGTCTTCGTCACGCGTGCCGGCGGCGGTGTCATCGAGGACGTGGACGGCAACAGCCTGATCGACTTCGGCTCCGGTATCGCCGTGACCAGCGTCGGCGCCTCCGCCGAGGCCGTCGTACGCCGTGCCTCCGCCCAGCTCGCGGACTTCACCCACACCTGTTTCATGGTCACCCCGTACGAGGGCTACGTGGCCGTCGCCGAGGCGCTGGCCGAGCTGACGCCGGGTGACCACGCCAAGAAGTCCGCGCTGTTCAACTCCGGCGCCGAGGCCGTCGAGAACGCCGTGAAGATCGCGCGTGCGTACACCAAGCGGCAGGCCGTCGTGGTGTTCGACCACGGGTACCACGGGCGCACCAACCTGACCATGGCGCTGACGGCGAAGAACATGCCGTACAAGCACGGCTTCGGCCCGTTCGCGCCCGAGGTCTACCGCGTCCCGGTCGCCTACGGCTACCGCTGGCCGACCGGCGCGGAGAACGCCGGCCCGGAGGCCGCCAAGCAGGCCATCGACCAGATC is a genomic window of Streptomyces sp. WP-1 containing:
- a CDS encoding aldehyde dehydrogenase family protein codes for the protein MTSTHAFWLAGRQVTGETTFDVTSSWDGRLVGTVSVPTDAQVEEAVAAAYAARDEFAATPAHVRAAALDHVAKRLTERTEEIGQLISAENGKPIKWARGEVGRAASVFRWAAEEARRFNGGEAQRLDTDGGGEGRLALVRRFPKGVVLGIAPFNFPLNLCAHKIAPAIAAGAPIILKPAPATPLSGLVIGELLAETELPAGSWSILPVANDKMPALVQDERLPVISFTGSEKVGYAIMDSVPRKHCTLELGGNGAAVVLGDFSSDADLDWAANRIATFSNYQGGQSCISVQRVIVDAPVYDRLLPRIVAAVEAQVTGDPSDPKTDVGPLVSEDAAKRVESWVKEAVEAGAALLTGGDRDGASYAPTVLTDLPADVTLAREEVFGPVLSVQKVHGEAEAFAAVNDSKYGLQAGVFTHDIQAAFRAHRALEVGGVVIGDVPSYRADQMPYGGAKQSGVGREGVRSAMEDYTYERVLVLTGLAL
- a CDS encoding PucR family transcriptional regulator, with the protein product MPPTLASLVHHSALKLTVRAGADHLDVPVRWAHVSELADPVPYMEGGELLLITALKLDAEDPEAMRRYVRRLAGAGVVGLGFAVGVNYEEIPKALVDACADEPLPLLEVPRRTPFLAISKAVSAAIAADQYRAVTAGFAAQRELTKQALISGPEGLLTALAAQVDGWAALYDASGTVVAAAPDWAGRRAGRLTGEVERLRERPAPASSVVGGPEHEDRVELHSLGTGRRPRAALAVGTAAAPGTAERYAVHSAIALLTLTTERSRSLHAAEQRIGTAVLRMLLAGEPDHARAVAGDLYGGLLDAPFRMIVAESVPGARATATGGDRLGTLAETLEAAAARSGEAVLVVPEGERLVVLAADGGAAVAACVAWATELEAARTSPERAGADEDELVVGLSAPTGPIAAAAAYKQAEQSLSVARRRGRVLVEHERLAAGSVLPLLADDAVKAFADGLLRPLYEHDATGRGDLVASLRAWLSRHGQWDAAAADLGVHRHTLRYRMRRVEEILGRSLDDPDVRMELWLALKTTSTDQ
- a CDS encoding ATP/GTP-binding protein, producing MRTPRPEAAPGLWRFGYRPRPQEADGKVSDRALLTGAVGALLAALLVWSLWVNNLVPHKRILLELVTPSDWWGIDPPRAAFTASAIYDSLFATLVLYYFARVGNWKEVVRRYVTDRPQPSRALRAAVLGALLAWLIAWHGFLSYYKLAVSVTPGSWLFVPGDPVATLNRLKMVKTVLTLLILWPFAVAGDWRGLLRGRQGARQAADGPVEAPGAGGTDWPDLHAYGQHAVAERLTEEARTGRMNDVDCARIRRAWTSVVADPARLNAFTSAVFSEGARACLHPSGQRDLPSRTSLHDLLTSQVRIGRYADTERTPAPQRAAGAAVDPATLGTSLLVVGPSGSGKTARLVRPIAESLALQALSGQAALVMVGAAGSAMGADHGYDVVIKPGDRTSEHDLDLYGGTDDPDEAATLLADALAGDWSEVELRRAVTVLTQLLGPFRAVHGRFPSVSELRELLDSEPSALNRLKTVLDPHKHSLLHRELDARVRQAGIPGDVGIALADRLGCLDRPVFADFFDTSGRARPFTLRSLDHPLRVRIDLPERTHPEAAQLLARLVIAQFTTSMATRADRSLFACLVLDDATHAITSGSVRALRRLRDSRAGVVLSLRSLADVPEHLRQPLIAAVGCHAAFSGITTWEGALFAQAWGTEWVETTEVAKHTVFADQPLTRMIHAVRKLGTGKPVTTDAVTVRQVERERWSASELAHGVPAGHAVLSLTSVRGEHAPPLLVDLRA